One window of the Camelina sativa cultivar DH55 chromosome 1, Cs, whole genome shotgun sequence genome contains the following:
- the LOC104780428 gene encoding (6-4)DNA photolyase isoform X1, whose protein sequence is MKPSLALSGGANFTRNFWGKYQTSFKRRFSVPSSSSYCFNPIATMASASGFGSLVWFRKGLRVHDNPALEYASKGSQFLYPVFVIDPHYMELDPSAFSPGSSRSGVNRIRFLLESLKDLDSSLKKLGSRLLVLKGEPGEVLVRCLQEWKVNMLCFEYDTDPYYQALDVRVKDYASSTGVEVFSPVSHTLFNPADIIEKNGGKPPLSYQSFVKIAGEPSCATSELVMSYSSLPPIGEVGNLGISEVPTLEELGYREDEIAEWTPFRGGESEALQRLTKSISDKAWVANFEKPKGDPSAFLKPATTVLSPYLKFGCLSSRYFYQCLKNIYKDVKKHTSPPVSLLGQLLWREFFYTTAFGTPNFDKMRGNRICKQIPWNEDHAMLAAWRDGKTGYPWIDAIMVQLLKWGWMHHLARHCVACFLTRGDLFIHWEQGRDVFERLLIDSDWAINNGNWMWLSCSSFFYQYNRIYSPISFGKKYDPDGKFIRHFLPVLKDMPKQYIYEPWTAPLSVQTKAKCIVGKDYPKPMVLHDTASKECKRKMGETYALNKKKEGKVDDEDLKNLRRKLEEDGHEESTKIRNQRQKLN, encoded by the exons ATGAAACCTTCTCTCGCGCTTTCAGGAGGCGCGAATTTCACGAGAAACTTCTGGGGAAAGTATCAGACAAGTTTTAAGCGAAGATTCTCTGTCCCTTCATCTTCGAGTTATTGTTTCAATCCCATTGCAACCATGGCTTCTGCTTCTGGATTCGGTTCGTTGGTTTGGTTCCGGAAAGGGCTTCGGGTTCATGACAACCCGGCTCTTGAATACGCCTCAAAAGGTTCTCAATTTCTTTACCCGGTTTTTGTTATCGACCCGCATTACATGGAGTTAGACCCGTCTGCGTTCTCTCCCGGTTCGTCTCGTTCCGGGGTTAACCGGATCCGGTTCTTACTGGAGAGTCTCAAGGATCTCGATTCTAGCCTGAAGAAACTCGGTTCCCGGTTGCTGGTTCTTAAAGGTGAACCTGGTGAAGTACTGGTTCGTTGCTTGCAAGAG TGGAAGGTGAATATGCTTTGCTTTGAATATGATACAGATCCGTATTATCAAGCGTTAGATGTTAGAGTTAAG GATTATGCTTCTTCAACTGGAGTTGAGGTTTTCTCTCCAGTGAGCCATACTCTGTTCAATCCGGCAGACATTATAGAGAAA AACGGTGGGAAGCCACCTTTGAGTTATCAGTCATTTGTGAAGATTGCTGGAGAGCCATCATGTGCTACATCTGAACTTGTGATGTCTTATTCTTCACTTCCTCCAATTGGAGAGGTTGGAAATCTTGGCATTTCAGAAGTACCAACGCTTGAAGAACTTGGCTACAGAGAAGATGAAATA GCTGAGTGGACTCCTTTTAGAGGTGGTGAATCAGAAGCCTTGCAACGATTGACCAAGTCAATCAGTGATAAG GCATGGGTGGCAAACTTTGAGAAACCAAAGGGTGACCCATCTGCATTCTTGAAACCTGCAACTACGGTTTTGTCACCTTATTTGAAA TTTGGATGCCTTTCTTCGAGGTACTTTTATCAATGCCTCAAAAATATTTACAAGGATGTTAAAAAGCATACGTCGCCACCAGTTTCTCTCCTTGGGCAG TTGTTGTGGCGAGAATTTTTTTATACCACTGCTTTTGGAACCCCTAACTTTGACAAAATGAGGGGAAACCGGATCTGCAAACAG ATTCCATGGAACGAGGATCATGCTATGTTGGCTGCTTGGAGGGACGGTAAGACAGGATACCCTTGGATTGATGCCATCATGGTTCAG CTTCTGAAATGGGGTTGGATGCACCATCTAGCGCGTCATTGTGTAGCCTGTTTTCTAACTCGTGGGGATCTG TTCATACATTGGGAACAAGGGCGTGATGTTTTTGAAAGGCTTCTGATCGATTCAGACTGGGCAATCAATAATGGGAATTGGATGTGGTTATCTTGTTCGTCCTTCTTTTACCAG TACAACCGCATCTACTCTCCTATATCTTTCGGAAAGAAGTACGACCCTGATGGGAAGTTTATTAGGCATTTTCTCCCGGTACTGAAAG ATATGCCAAAGCAGTATATCTACGAGCCATGGACAGCGCCATTGAGTGTTCAAACTAAAGCAAAATGCATAGTCGGGAAGGACTACCCGAAGCCAA TGGTTTTGCACGATACAGCAAGCAAGGAGTGCAAGAGGAAGATGGGTGAAACATATGCATTGAACAAGAAAAAGGAAGGTAAGGTGGATGATGAAGATCTGAAGAATTTAAGGAGAAAGCTTGAGGAAGATGGACATGAAGAGTCAACCAAGATCAGAAACCAACGTCAAAAACTCAactaa
- the LOC104780428 gene encoding (6-4)DNA photolyase isoform X2: protein MKPSLALSGGANFTRNFWGKYQTSFKRRFSVPSSSSYCFNPIATMASASGFGSLVWFRKGLRVHDNPALEYASKGSQFLYPVFVIDPHYMELDPSAFSPGSSRSGVNRIRFLLESLKDLDSSLKKLGSRLLVLKGEPGEVLVRCLQEWKVNMLCFEYDTDPYYQALDVRVKDYASSTGVEVFSPVSHTLFNPADIIEKNGGKPPLSYQSFVKIAGEPSCATSELVMSYSSLPPIGEVGNLGISEVPTLEELGYREDEIAEWTPFRGGESEALQRLTKSISDKAWVANFEKPKGDPSAFLKPATTVLSPYLKFGCLSSRYFYQCLKNIYKDVKKHTSPPVSLLGQLLWREFFYTTAFGTPNFDKMRGNRICKQIPWNEDHAMLAAWRDGKTGYPWIDAIMVQLLKWGWMHHLARHCVACFLTRGDLFIHWEQGRDVFERLLIDSDWAINNGNWMWLSCSSFFYQYNRIYSPISFGKKYDPDGKFIRHFLPVLKGS, encoded by the exons ATGAAACCTTCTCTCGCGCTTTCAGGAGGCGCGAATTTCACGAGAAACTTCTGGGGAAAGTATCAGACAAGTTTTAAGCGAAGATTCTCTGTCCCTTCATCTTCGAGTTATTGTTTCAATCCCATTGCAACCATGGCTTCTGCTTCTGGATTCGGTTCGTTGGTTTGGTTCCGGAAAGGGCTTCGGGTTCATGACAACCCGGCTCTTGAATACGCCTCAAAAGGTTCTCAATTTCTTTACCCGGTTTTTGTTATCGACCCGCATTACATGGAGTTAGACCCGTCTGCGTTCTCTCCCGGTTCGTCTCGTTCCGGGGTTAACCGGATCCGGTTCTTACTGGAGAGTCTCAAGGATCTCGATTCTAGCCTGAAGAAACTCGGTTCCCGGTTGCTGGTTCTTAAAGGTGAACCTGGTGAAGTACTGGTTCGTTGCTTGCAAGAG TGGAAGGTGAATATGCTTTGCTTTGAATATGATACAGATCCGTATTATCAAGCGTTAGATGTTAGAGTTAAG GATTATGCTTCTTCAACTGGAGTTGAGGTTTTCTCTCCAGTGAGCCATACTCTGTTCAATCCGGCAGACATTATAGAGAAA AACGGTGGGAAGCCACCTTTGAGTTATCAGTCATTTGTGAAGATTGCTGGAGAGCCATCATGTGCTACATCTGAACTTGTGATGTCTTATTCTTCACTTCCTCCAATTGGAGAGGTTGGAAATCTTGGCATTTCAGAAGTACCAACGCTTGAAGAACTTGGCTACAGAGAAGATGAAATA GCTGAGTGGACTCCTTTTAGAGGTGGTGAATCAGAAGCCTTGCAACGATTGACCAAGTCAATCAGTGATAAG GCATGGGTGGCAAACTTTGAGAAACCAAAGGGTGACCCATCTGCATTCTTGAAACCTGCAACTACGGTTTTGTCACCTTATTTGAAA TTTGGATGCCTTTCTTCGAGGTACTTTTATCAATGCCTCAAAAATATTTACAAGGATGTTAAAAAGCATACGTCGCCACCAGTTTCTCTCCTTGGGCAG TTGTTGTGGCGAGAATTTTTTTATACCACTGCTTTTGGAACCCCTAACTTTGACAAAATGAGGGGAAACCGGATCTGCAAACAG ATTCCATGGAACGAGGATCATGCTATGTTGGCTGCTTGGAGGGACGGTAAGACAGGATACCCTTGGATTGATGCCATCATGGTTCAG CTTCTGAAATGGGGTTGGATGCACCATCTAGCGCGTCATTGTGTAGCCTGTTTTCTAACTCGTGGGGATCTG TTCATACATTGGGAACAAGGGCGTGATGTTTTTGAAAGGCTTCTGATCGATTCAGACTGGGCAATCAATAATGGGAATTGGATGTGGTTATCTTGTTCGTCCTTCTTTTACCAG TACAACCGCATCTACTCTCCTATATCTTTCGGAAAGAAGTACGACCCTGATGGGAAGTTTATTAGGCATTTTCTCCCGGTACTGAAAGGTAGCTGA